A window from Peromyscus eremicus chromosome 1, PerEre_H2_v1, whole genome shotgun sequence encodes these proteins:
- the LOC131922556 gene encoding small ribosomal subunit protein uS5-like, with product MESLEIYLFSLPIKEHEMTDFFLGASQKDEVMPVQKVTRAGKRTRFKAFVTIGDSGHVGLAVKSSEEVATAIWGVMILAKLSIVLVWRGYWRASLASHCGSLLVHITPGIVSAPVPKKLVMTAAHQQGCTAILGNVAKATFDVISKTDSYLRPHPTLTSGMILCPPNLFNRNLLTIL from the coding sequence ATGGAGTCCTTGGAGATCTACCTGTTCTCCCTGCCCATTAAGGAACATGAGATGACTGACTTTTTCCTGGGAGCATCCCAAAAGGATGAGGTCATGCCAGTGCAGAAGGTAACTCGTGCTGGCAAGCGGACCAGGTTCAAGGCTTTTGTCACTATTGGGGACAGTGGTCATGTTGGTCTTGCTGTTAAAAGCTCCGAGGAGGTAGCCACTGCAATCTGGGGAGTCATGATCTTGGCCAAGCTTTCCATTGTTCTTGTGTGGAGAGGCTACTGGAGAGCAAGCTTGGCAAGCCACTGTGGCTCTCTGCTGGTGCACATCACCCCTGGCATCGTCTCTGCTCCCGTGCCCAAGAAGCTGGTGATGACTGCTGCACACCAGCAAGGCTGCACTGCCATCCTGGGCAACGTTGCCAAGGCCACCTTTGATGTTATCTCCAAGACCGACAGCTACTtaagaccccaccccaccctgaccTCTGGAATGATACTGTGTCCACCAAACCTCTTTAACAGGAATTTACTGACCATCTTGTGA